In one window of Vibrio sp. DW001 DNA:
- the vexH gene encoding vibriobactin export RND transporter permease subunit VexH, protein MWLSDVSVKRPVAAVVLSLLLVVFGLVSFDRLAVREMPDIESPVVSVSTRYEGASATIIESQITAVIEDQLTGISGIDEITSTTRNGSSRIKITFELGYDLNSGVSDVRDAVARAQRGLPDEADDPLVYKNNGSGEASVYINLSSSEMDRTQLTDYIERVLIDRFSLITGVSSVDISGGLYKVMYVKLKPALMAGRGVTASDITAALREENLESPGGEVRNDAVVMSVRTARSYNQASDFEYLVVKRASDGTPVYLQDVADVFIGAENENSTFKSDGVVNVSMGIVPQSDANPLEVAQLVHAEVDDIQKFLPEGTRLAIDYDSTVFIDRSISEVYNTLFITGGLVILVLYIFIGQARATLIPAITVPVSLISAFISAYFFGFSINLITLMALILSIGLVVDDAIVVVENIFHHIENGESPLVAAYKGTREVGFAVVATTLVLVMVFLPISFMDGMVGLLFTEFSVLLSMSVISSSLIALTLTPVLGSKILKANVKPNAFNRVIENLFSKLERGYKFLLSKAMRVRLIAPLIILGCIGGSYYLMDNIPQQLAPQEDRGVLFAFVRGADATSYNRMSANMDLVEEKLIPLLGEGLLKSFSIQTPAFGGNAGDQTGFVIMILEDWNDRSLSASEALGVIRKALTGIPDARVFPFTPGFRGGSSEPVQYVLGGSDYVELQQWAELLKNTAEDSPIMEGSEINYSEKTPELVITVDKPRAAELGIKVSDISDTLEIMLGGKSETTFVDRGEEYDVYLRGDENNFNNATDLSQIYMRTTSGELVTLDAVTKIEEVASAIRLSHYNKKKAITVTANISEGYTLGEALDFLDEKAIEILPGDISIDYSGESKEYKENQASVLVVFALALLVAYLVLAAQFESFINPLVVMFTVPMGVFGGFLGLFIMQQGLNIYSQIGMIMLIGMVTKNGILIVEFTNQLRDRGIEFEKAIIDASARRLRPILMTAFTTLAGAIPLISSTGAGYESRIAVGTVIFFGMAFATLVTLFVIPAMYRLISISTQSPGHVEEVLNKELSLETTSRKNHG, encoded by the coding sequence ATGTGGTTATCGGATGTATCGGTTAAACGGCCGGTTGCTGCTGTTGTTTTAAGCTTGTTGCTTGTGGTGTTTGGTTTGGTCTCGTTTGACCGACTCGCCGTGCGCGAAATGCCAGATATAGAAAGCCCTGTGGTTTCAGTCAGCACGCGTTACGAGGGTGCTTCTGCCACTATAATAGAAAGCCAAATCACCGCGGTAATTGAAGACCAGCTGACGGGCATTAGTGGTATCGATGAAATTACCTCGACCACACGTAATGGTTCCTCTCGGATCAAAATTACTTTTGAGCTCGGTTATGATTTAAACAGCGGTGTTAGTGATGTACGAGATGCAGTCGCAAGAGCGCAGCGTGGGCTGCCAGATGAAGCAGACGATCCTCTGGTGTATAAAAATAATGGCAGTGGAGAGGCATCTGTCTATATCAATTTGAGCTCATCTGAGATGGATAGAACTCAGTTGACGGACTACATAGAAAGGGTATTAATTGATCGGTTTAGTTTGATTACCGGAGTCAGTTCTGTTGATATCTCTGGTGGACTGTACAAAGTGATGTACGTGAAGCTGAAACCAGCTCTCATGGCAGGACGAGGTGTTACCGCCTCCGACATTACGGCGGCACTGCGTGAGGAAAACTTAGAAAGTCCCGGTGGTGAAGTAAGAAATGATGCCGTTGTCATGTCGGTGAGAACCGCGAGAAGCTATAACCAAGCGAGTGATTTTGAGTACTTGGTGGTTAAGCGGGCGAGCGATGGCACACCCGTCTACCTTCAAGATGTCGCCGATGTCTTTATTGGTGCCGAAAATGAAAACTCCACGTTTAAGAGTGATGGTGTCGTAAACGTAAGTATGGGTATCGTCCCTCAGTCGGACGCTAACCCATTGGAGGTGGCTCAATTGGTTCATGCTGAAGTTGATGATATCCAGAAGTTTCTACCCGAAGGTACCCGTTTAGCGATAGATTACGACTCGACGGTATTTATCGACAGATCTATCTCAGAAGTTTACAACACGTTGTTTATCACTGGTGGCTTGGTTATTCTTGTTTTATATATCTTTATCGGGCAAGCACGTGCAACCTTGATCCCCGCAATAACCGTCCCAGTATCGTTAATATCCGCCTTTATTTCGGCCTATTTCTTTGGCTTTTCCATTAATCTCATTACCTTGATGGCTTTGATTTTGTCCATAGGTCTGGTGGTGGATGATGCCATAGTGGTGGTGGAGAATATCTTCCATCATATTGAAAACGGTGAGAGCCCTCTGGTTGCCGCTTATAAAGGTACAAGAGAGGTAGGTTTTGCTGTTGTAGCAACTACTTTGGTTTTGGTGATGGTGTTTTTACCCATCTCCTTTATGGATGGCATGGTGGGCTTATTATTTACCGAATTTTCTGTTCTGCTTTCGATGTCGGTGATCTCGTCGTCTCTGATTGCCTTGACGCTTACGCCAGTATTGGGTAGCAAAATTCTAAAAGCAAATGTAAAGCCAAATGCATTTAACCGTGTGATCGAAAATCTGTTTTCCAAGTTGGAACGCGGTTATAAATTCCTGCTGAGTAAAGCTATGCGGGTCAGGCTCATCGCGCCACTGATTATACTGGGTTGTATTGGCGGTAGTTATTACCTGATGGACAACATCCCACAACAGCTAGCCCCACAAGAAGACCGCGGTGTGTTGTTTGCCTTTGTTCGAGGGGCGGACGCAACCAGTTATAACCGTATGTCTGCCAATATGGATCTGGTTGAAGAAAAGTTAATACCGTTGCTGGGCGAGGGGTTATTAAAATCATTTAGTATCCAAACCCCAGCATTTGGCGGTAACGCAGGTGACCAAACTGGTTTTGTTATTATGATCCTAGAAGATTGGAATGACAGAAGTCTTTCAGCAAGTGAAGCTCTTGGTGTGATTCGAAAAGCGCTTACTGGCATACCCGACGCGAGGGTATTTCCCTTTACACCGGGTTTCCGAGGTGGTTCTAGTGAGCCCGTTCAATATGTATTGGGTGGTTCTGATTATGTTGAACTTCAACAGTGGGCAGAGTTGCTAAAAAATACCGCTGAAGATAGTCCAATAATGGAAGGATCAGAGATCAACTATTCAGAAAAAACCCCTGAGTTAGTTATCACAGTTGATAAACCTAGAGCGGCTGAACTTGGCATAAAGGTCTCTGATATTTCCGATACTTTAGAGATAATGCTTGGTGGTAAAAGTGAGACCACATTTGTGGATAGGGGTGAAGAGTATGATGTTTACCTACGTGGTGACGAGAACAACTTCAATAATGCCACCGATCTAAGTCAGATCTACATGCGAACGACATCAGGTGAACTAGTGACCTTAGATGCAGTGACTAAAATCGAAGAGGTCGCATCGGCGATACGTCTGTCTCATTACAATAAGAAGAAGGCGATTACGGTTACTGCCAATATTAGTGAAGGTTATACGCTTGGTGAAGCCCTCGATTTCTTAGATGAGAAAGCGATCGAAATACTACCGGGTGATATCTCTATCGACTATTCTGGTGAGTCAAAAGAATACAAAGAGAACCAAGCGAGTGTGTTGGTTGTTTTTGCACTGGCGTTGCTTGTTGCCTACTTGGTGTTGGCTGCCCAATTTGAAAGTTTCATTAACCCTCTGGTCGTTATGTTTACCGTCCCTATGGGGGTGTTTGGTGGCTTTCTAGGGCTATTTATTATGCAACAAGGGCTGAATATCTATAGCCAAATAGGCATGATAATGTTGATCGGCATGGTAACCAAAAACGGTATTCTTATTGTCGAGTTCACCAATCAGCTTCGAGACCGAGGTATCGAATTTGAAAAAGCAATAATCGATGCTTCGGCACGCCGTTTACGACCAATACTTATGACTGCGTTTACTACCTTAGCCGGTGCGATACCGTTGATAAGTTCTACTGGCGCGGGTTATGAAAGCCGAATAGCGGTGGGTACTGTTATCTTCTTCGGTATGGCGTTTGCTACACTGGTCACTCTGTTCGTTATTCCGGCGATGTATCGATTGATCTCGATTTCAACGCAATCTCCGGGACACGTAGAAGAGGTATTAAACAAAGAACTTTCATTAGAAACAACAAGTCGCAAGAACCACGGATAG
- a CDS encoding efflux RND transporter periplasmic adaptor subunit, producing MDKNNLAILLVSSILLLNSPSYAAGQGKSGGARKAQSVLVVTETVATHDISQSLTLVGKLEAEQSVIISPEVSGKVNAIKVSANQKVKKGDLLVQLNDDKAKASISEAKAYLRNEKRKLAEFERLAKKGAITQTEIDAQKASVDIANARLDAANAQLKDLNITAPFDGTVGFIDFSRGKMVNTGAELLTLDNLSSMRLDLQIPERFLSMLSTGMQVQASSNAWSATTFEGEVIGIDTRINSETLNLRARIRFDNAENKLKPGMLMATQVHFPAIEAPIIPVQALQYSGTKRYVYVIDGDNKATKTEVFLGARVENQVVIEKGLAIGEKIVVQGIVNMRDGLTVREQGEKPETTANKKADKESE from the coding sequence ATGGATAAAAATAATTTAGCGATTCTACTCGTGTCTTCAATTCTATTACTGAATTCGCCGAGCTATGCTGCGGGTCAAGGAAAATCAGGTGGTGCTCGAAAGGCACAAAGTGTTTTGGTGGTAACAGAAACCGTCGCGACTCACGATATATCTCAAAGTTTGACCTTGGTTGGTAAGCTAGAAGCAGAACAGTCGGTCATCATCTCTCCAGAGGTTTCCGGCAAGGTCAATGCCATTAAGGTATCCGCAAATCAAAAAGTCAAAAAGGGCGATCTTTTAGTCCAGCTAAATGATGATAAAGCGAAGGCATCAATATCCGAAGCCAAAGCCTATTTACGAAATGAGAAACGAAAATTAGCCGAATTTGAACGATTAGCCAAAAAAGGCGCGATTACTCAGACCGAGATTGACGCTCAGAAAGCCAGTGTCGATATCGCGAACGCCCGTCTAGATGCTGCCAATGCCCAACTAAAAGATCTAAATATCACGGCACCTTTCGATGGAACCGTGGGCTTTATTGATTTTAGTCGGGGGAAAATGGTGAACACAGGGGCTGAGCTGCTCACCTTAGACAACCTTTCGAGTATGAGACTCGATTTGCAGATCCCAGAACGGTTCTTATCGATGCTCTCCACCGGCATGCAAGTGCAAGCAAGTAGCAATGCATGGTCCGCAACGACGTTTGAAGGGGAAGTGATTGGAATCGATACTCGCATCAATAGCGAAACGCTAAACCTAAGAGCTCGTATTCGGTTTGATAATGCTGAAAACAAACTTAAACCCGGTATGCTTATGGCGACCCAAGTACACTTTCCGGCTATCGAAGCCCCAATTATTCCTGTTCAAGCACTGCAATACTCAGGTACTAAACGGTACGTGTATGTGATCGATGGAGACAACAAAGCCACAAAGACCGAGGTATTTTTAGGTGCCCGTGTAGAAAACCAAGTGGTTATTGAGAAAGGGCTAGCGATCGGTGAAAAGATAGTGGTGCAAGGTATCGTTAATATGAGAGATGGTCTTACCGTTCGCGAGCAAGGCGAAAAGCCAGAGACTACCGCGAATAAAAAAGCCGACAAGGAAAGTGAATAA
- a CDS encoding oligopeptide:H+ symporter, giving the protein MWNRLNKSMMFCQMMFGLSFYGVMVILTRFFLEDLGYSEADTMMVVGAFSAIGPLFAIVGGFIADKFLGAYRSLTISYFVFASGYLLLVLGASAQNVPLALVGIALASYARGLMSPSYPSLFKRTFASQESFENGYPVNYSINNVGALIGQYTFPMLVLAIGFHGSFLASGILATLAFFMLVFFRKPLVNAAADIDQQPVSAKNWVAFASTSIAMIGLVFFMFSNMDIGQNIVYAIGAAAILYFISLMFKAGRSDALKMGTILIITALTTAFFVYYGQMMTSMTMVTINTMRGDLFGIIPIAPEASMAMNPLWCMVAGPVIAYTFSSLEKRGIALSTATKIAIAFILTAIAFGILAAAVLSIGADVIIRPEIFLAIHFFQAFAEVIVGSLVVAFILSVAPKHIENFSVSLFSVAIALSGIVGAVFSTSIALEKGQVITQEIVKDVYGSYFSTLTVLAVVMVAVALIASYIIRKMLNSAKEQDAQDLKLSEAK; this is encoded by the coding sequence ATGTGGAATAGACTTAATAAGTCGATGATGTTCTGCCAAATGATGTTTGGCTTATCTTTTTACGGTGTGATGGTCATTTTAACTCGATTCTTCTTAGAAGATTTAGGGTATAGCGAAGCGGATACAATGATGGTTGTTGGCGCCTTTTCTGCTATTGGTCCTCTTTTTGCTATCGTTGGTGGCTTTATCGCCGATAAGTTTCTGGGGGCCTATCGTTCACTTACCATCAGTTATTTTGTCTTTGCTTCTGGTTACTTATTGTTGGTTCTCGGCGCTTCTGCTCAGAACGTACCATTAGCACTTGTCGGTATCGCTTTAGCGAGTTATGCGCGTGGATTAATGTCTCCTTCTTACCCAAGCCTATTTAAACGCACATTCGCCTCGCAAGAAAGTTTTGAAAATGGTTATCCAGTCAACTATTCCATCAATAATGTCGGTGCTTTGATCGGTCAGTACACCTTCCCTATGCTAGTGCTTGCTATTGGTTTCCATGGCAGCTTCTTGGCGTCAGGCATACTCGCTACACTCGCATTCTTCATGTTGGTTTTCTTTAGAAAGCCATTGGTTAATGCCGCTGCGGATATCGATCAACAACCCGTTAGCGCTAAAAACTGGGTAGCGTTCGCAAGCACATCAATTGCCATGATAGGGCTGGTATTTTTCATGTTCTCTAACATGGATATTGGCCAGAATATCGTTTATGCCATCGGTGCGGCGGCTATTTTGTACTTCATCTCGTTGATGTTTAAAGCAGGCCGATCTGATGCACTAAAAATGGGAACTATCCTCATCATCACGGCCTTAACGACCGCTTTTTTCGTTTATTATGGTCAGATGATGACATCCATGACGATGGTAACCATCAACACAATGCGCGGTGATCTGTTTGGCATTATCCCTATCGCCCCAGAAGCCTCAATGGCGATGAACCCATTATGGTGTATGGTTGCTGGACCTGTTATCGCATATACTTTTTCTAGTTTAGAAAAACGTGGTATCGCTTTGTCTACGGCAACGAAGATCGCCATTGCCTTCATCTTGACCGCAATAGCGTTTGGTATTTTAGCGGCCGCAGTATTAAGTATTGGCGCCGATGTTATTATTCGTCCTGAAATTTTCTTAGCGATCCACTTCTTCCAAGCATTTGCCGAGGTGATTGTAGGCAGTCTAGTCGTTGCTTTCATCCTATCAGTGGCTCCAAAGCATATTGAAAACTTTTCGGTGAGTTTGTTTTCAGTTGCTATCGCACTCAGTGGCATTGTTGGTGCTGTGTTCTCTACGTCTATTGCGTTAGAAAAGGGCCAAGTGATCACTCAAGAAATTGTTAAAGACGTCTACGGTAGCTACTTTAGTACGTTGACGGTTCTTGCTGTCGTTATGGTGGCTGTGGCTCTTATTGCCTCTTATATCATCCGTAAGATGCTAAACAGCGCGAAGGAACAAGACGCCCAAGATTTAAAGCTTTCTGAAGCGAAATAA
- the oppF gene encoding murein tripeptide/oligopeptide ABC transporter ATP binding protein OppF — MNTEKKLLLDVKNLKVHFSIASKSAWPWSKPANLKAVDGVNVRLYEGETLGVVGESGCGKSTFARAIVGLVQATEGEVIWLGQDLTKMQEVQRRETRKDIQMIFQDPLASLNPRMNIGDIIAEPLQTFYPKLTKKEVKLRVKQMMDKVGLLPNLVNRYPHEFSGGQCQRIGIARALILNPKMIICDEPVSALDVSIQAQVVNLLKELQDELGLSLVFIAHDLSVVKHISDRVLVMYLGNEVELAEAKELFATPKHPYTKALMSAVPIPDPQIERTKVIQMLEGDLPSPINPPSGCVFRTRCPIATEACAKQKPELKGTDKHAVSCLHVD; from the coding sequence ATGAATACAGAAAAAAAGCTACTTTTAGATGTAAAAAACCTGAAAGTTCACTTTAGCATCGCTTCAAAGTCGGCGTGGCCGTGGTCAAAACCTGCCAACCTTAAAGCCGTTGATGGCGTTAACGTTCGTCTATATGAAGGTGAGACACTCGGTGTAGTCGGTGAATCAGGGTGTGGTAAGTCGACATTTGCCCGCGCTATCGTCGGTTTGGTTCAAGCGACTGAAGGTGAAGTTATTTGGTTAGGGCAAGACCTAACCAAGATGCAAGAAGTTCAGCGTCGTGAAACACGTAAAGACATTCAGATGATTTTTCAGGATCCATTAGCGTCACTGAATCCTCGAATGAATATCGGTGATATTATCGCAGAGCCACTGCAGACGTTTTATCCTAAGTTGACCAAAAAAGAAGTTAAGCTTCGTGTTAAACAGATGATGGACAAGGTAGGTTTACTTCCGAACTTGGTAAACCGTTATCCTCACGAGTTCTCAGGCGGTCAGTGTCAGCGTATCGGTATCGCCCGTGCGCTTATCCTTAACCCTAAGATGATTATCTGTGATGAACCCGTATCGGCTCTTGATGTTTCAATTCAAGCGCAGGTGGTGAATCTACTCAAAGAGCTGCAAGATGAGCTTGGCTTGAGTTTGGTCTTTATCGCGCACGATTTATCGGTAGTGAAACACATATCGGATCGTGTTTTGGTGATGTACCTAGGTAATGAAGTGGAGTTGGCTGAAGCGAAAGAATTGTTTGCAACACCTAAGCACCCGTATACCAAAGCATTGATGTCCGCTGTTCCTATCCCTGATCCTCAGATTGAACGTACAAAAGTGATTCAGATGCTAGAAGGGGATCTACCGTCGCCTATTAACCCTCCGTCAGGCTGTGTATTCCGCACGCGTTGCCCAATTGCAACAGAGGCATGTGCGAAACAGAAACCAGAGCTTAAAGGGACAGACAAGCACGCTGTGTCATGCCTCCATGTCGACTAA
- a CDS encoding ABC transporter ATP-binding protein — protein sequence MSLLDVKDLRVEFTTQDGDVTAVNDLNFSLEQGETLGIVGESGSGKSQTVFAIMGLLAKNGIIKGSAKFEGREILNLPEVELNKVRAEQIAMIFQDPMTSLNPYMKVSNQLMEVLMLHKGMGKAEAFEESVRMLEAVKIPEARKRITMYPHEFSGGMRQRVMIAMALLCRPKLLIADEPTTALDVTVQAQIMDLLNELKKEFNTAIIMITHDLGVVAGSCEKVLVMYAGRTMEYGSVDEIFYNPSHPYTEGLLKAIPRLDSVGEILPTIPGNPPNLLRLPTGCPYQERCHRVTDRCMKEAPILMPFGDDRQRACFSEWETWTK from the coding sequence ATGAGTTTATTAGATGTCAAAGACCTGCGTGTTGAATTTACCACTCAAGATGGTGACGTAACCGCAGTTAACGATTTAAACTTCTCGCTAGAACAAGGTGAGACACTGGGTATTGTGGGAGAGTCTGGTTCGGGTAAATCTCAAACCGTATTCGCCATTATGGGGCTACTTGCTAAAAACGGTATCATTAAAGGTAGCGCTAAGTTCGAAGGCAGAGAAATTCTTAATCTACCTGAAGTCGAACTTAACAAAGTCCGTGCCGAGCAGATTGCGATGATCTTCCAAGATCCAATGACTTCGCTTAATCCTTATATGAAAGTTAGCAACCAGCTAATGGAAGTATTGATGCTACACAAAGGCATGGGTAAAGCAGAAGCATTTGAAGAATCTGTACGTATGCTTGAAGCGGTGAAAATCCCTGAAGCTCGTAAGCGTATAACCATGTATCCGCATGAATTTTCTGGTGGTATGCGTCAACGTGTGATGATAGCGATGGCACTACTTTGTCGCCCTAAATTGCTGATTGCCGATGAGCCGACAACGGCGCTCGATGTCACCGTACAAGCGCAAATTATGGATCTACTTAATGAACTTAAAAAAGAGTTCAATACGGCAATAATTATGATTACTCATGATTTAGGCGTCGTCGCGGGTTCGTGTGAAAAAGTATTGGTTATGTATGCAGGTCGTACGATGGAGTATGGCTCTGTAGATGAAATTTTCTACAACCCTAGCCATCCATATACGGAAGGGTTATTAAAAGCGATCCCTCGCTTGGATAGTGTTGGCGAGATTCTACCAACGATCCCGGGGAACCCACCTAACTTGCTTCGTTTACCGACGGGTTGCCCTTATCAAGAACGTTGTCACCGAGTGACAGATCGTTGTATGAAAGAAGCACCAATATTGATGCCATTTGGCGACGATCGTCAGCGAGCTTGTTTTTCTGAATGGGAGACGTGGACCAAATGA
- the oppC gene encoding oligopeptide ABC transporter permease OppC yields MLTKKENLDAIEKFSENLEIEGRSLWQDARIRFMRNKAAMVSLAILTVMILAVIFLPMIAEFTYDDTDWYSLHAAPSADHIFGTDSLGRDLYVRTLIGGRISLMVGVLGALVAVLIGTLYGATSGYIGGRTDRVMMRILEILYAVPFMFLVIVLVTFFGRNIVLIFVAIGAIAWLDMARIVRGQTLSLRSKEFIEAAHVSGVSNWKIITRHIIPNVLGIVAVYSTLLIPSMILTESFLSFLGLGVQEPMTSWGALLQEGSQTMEVAIWQLIFPAACMVVTLFCFNYVGDGLRDALDPKDR; encoded by the coding sequence ATGTTAACGAAAAAAGAAAACCTTGATGCGATTGAAAAGTTCTCTGAGAATTTAGAGATTGAAGGTCGCAGCTTATGGCAAGATGCTCGAATTCGCTTTATGCGTAATAAAGCCGCAATGGTGAGCCTTGCAATACTAACAGTTATGATTCTGGCGGTCATTTTTTTGCCAATGATTGCCGAGTTTACCTATGACGATACGGATTGGTATTCGCTGCATGCTGCTCCATCTGCGGACCATATCTTTGGTACCGACAGTTTAGGACGCGACCTTTATGTTCGTACACTTATTGGTGGACGTATCTCATTGATGGTCGGTGTGTTAGGTGCGTTGGTTGCCGTGTTAATTGGTACTCTTTATGGCGCCACTTCAGGCTATATTGGCGGAAGAACTGACCGTGTCATGATGCGTATTCTGGAAATATTATACGCGGTTCCATTTATGTTCCTTGTGATTGTTCTTGTGACCTTCTTTGGCCGAAATATTGTATTAATATTTGTCGCTATTGGTGCGATTGCATGGCTAGACATGGCGCGTATTGTACGTGGTCAAACCCTTAGCTTGCGTAGCAAAGAGTTTATTGAAGCGGCGCATGTGAGTGGTGTGAGTAACTGGAAGATTATTACTCGCCATATTATTCCGAACGTACTTGGTATTGTCGCGGTATATTCAACGCTGCTTATCCCAAGCATGATCTTAACAGAATCATTTTTGTCTTTCCTAGGACTTGGTGTTCAGGAACCAATGACGAGTTGGGGAGCGTTGCTACAAGAAGGCTCACAAACGATGGAAGTGGCTATTTGGCAGCTAATTTTTCCTGCAGCATGTATGGTGGTAACACTGTTCTGCTTTAACTATGTTGGTGACGGTCTTCGTGACGCGTTGGATCCTAAAGACAGATAA
- the oppB gene encoding oligopeptide ABC transporter permease OppB, with protein MFKFIAKRVLEAIPTMLVLITISFFLMRFAPGNPFSSERPLPPEVMANINAKYGLDKPVFEQYTTYLTNVLQGDFGPSFKYKDFTVNELVAGALPVSAKVGFAAFIFTLFMGVGVGTLAALRQNTWVDYIIMSTAMLGVVMPSFVLAPALIYLFSINLGWFPAGGWLDGSFQYMFLPVIGMSLLYVATFARITRGSMIETLNSNFIRTARAKGLSYPYIVLKHALKPAMLPVVSYMGPAFVGIITGSVVIETIFGLPGIGKLFVNAAFNRDYSLVMGVTILIGFLFILFNTVVDILLAAIDPKIRY; from the coding sequence ATGTTTAAATTCATCGCGAAAAGAGTATTAGAAGCGATACCAACGATGCTGGTATTGATAACAATTTCTTTTTTCCTTATGCGCTTTGCTCCCGGAAACCCGTTTTCATCAGAGCGTCCATTGCCCCCAGAGGTAATGGCTAACATTAATGCGAAATATGGTCTAGATAAACCTGTGTTTGAACAGTACACCACGTACCTAACAAACGTTCTACAGGGTGATTTTGGTCCGTCATTCAAGTACAAAGACTTTACAGTTAATGAACTGGTAGCCGGTGCATTACCTGTATCAGCCAAAGTCGGTTTTGCTGCCTTTATCTTTACTCTCTTTATGGGGGTGGGGGTGGGTACCTTAGCTGCACTGCGGCAAAATACTTGGGTCGATTACATCATTATGTCCACCGCTATGCTCGGGGTGGTGATGCCATCCTTCGTGTTGGCACCCGCATTAATCTATCTGTTCTCCATTAACTTAGGCTGGTTCCCCGCCGGTGGTTGGTTAGATGGCTCCTTTCAATATATGTTCTTACCAGTGATTGGTATGTCTTTGTTGTATGTGGCGACATTTGCCCGTATTACCCGTGGTAGCATGATAGAGACATTGAACAGTAACTTTATCCGTACTGCACGAGCTAAGGGTCTGAGTTATCCTTATATCGTCTTAAAGCACGCGCTTAAGCCAGCAATGCTCCCTGTTGTTTCTTATATGGGGCCTGCTTTCGTCGGTATTATCACCGGTTCAGTTGTTATCGAAACGATATTTGGCCTGCCAGGTATTGGTAAGTTATTCGTTAACGCAGCATTTAATCGAGATTATTCGCTAGTAATGGGAGTCACCATTTTGATTGGTTTCCTCTTCATTCTATTCAACACCGTTGTTGATATTTTATTAGCGGCTATTGATCCAAAAATTCGTTATTAA